A single Leptolyngbya ohadii IS1 DNA region contains:
- a CDS encoding AbrB family transcriptional regulator, protein MSKKKKIEPLTGEALLAKVKELENVSKEEKAKECGYYTITKNGVERVNMMKFYNALLEAKEIELDGKQGSNGRGGRSASYRITVQANGNLLIGAAYTKQMDLKPGDEFEISLGRKHIRLKQLESDEFEE, encoded by the coding sequence ATGAGTAAAAAGAAAAAGATTGAGCCTTTAACTGGAGAAGCCCTTCTAGCGAAGGTCAAAGAGCTGGAGAACGTCAGCAAAGAAGAAAAAGCGAAAGAGTGCGGATATTACACCATTACTAAAAATGGCGTAGAGCGCGTCAATATGATGAAGTTCTACAATGCTCTTCTGGAAGCCAAAGAGATTGAGCTGGACGGAAAGCAGGGCAGCAACGGTCGGGGCGGACGCAGCGCCAGCTATCGGATTACGGTGCAGGCAAACGGCAATTTGCTGATTGGAGCTGCCTATACTAAGCAAATGGATTTGAAGCCTGGAGACGAATTTGAAATTTCCCTGGGACGAAAGCACATTCGCTTAAAGCAGCTTGAGAGCGATGAGTTTGAAGAGTAA